Part of the Niallia alba genome is shown below.
GATAAAAAATCCTTTCACTGCTAGATATTAATTTTTAAATGCAGAAACAGGCCCTAGTTCATGCGTTAAATAGTTACTTACAGATGGGGGAAATGCTTTTATGGAAAGCATCTTCGCTTCAAATGCAGAAACTAGTCCCGTATGATCAATATTCGTATACTGATGAACAAGCTGTTTTCTCCAAAGAATTAGTCCCTTAATATCTTCCCCTATTTCCTGTGTAATAACTTTTTCATCGATAAGTATATCTACAATGTCATCATAACTTCCGGGATCTCTCATAATAAAACCATCAATCATACTATTTCCCACGTCCAAAATGACTTCAATCATCATATGGGTAATCCTCTCAAGTGCCACCTTTTCCAGAAATGTACTCCAAGTATCTTGTTTTTCAAACTGACTGATAAGCTCATGGTAATAGGTTAACTGTTCTTCTATTTTTTCTCGGTCCACAAAATACATATTCCATTACTCCTTTCGTGCCTTATGAGATTTGTAAATGATTGCTTAAACTAGTAGGCTTGGCATAGAAATATCCTTGAGCTAAGTCGACTTTATTCTTCGATAAAATAGAGGCTTCCTCTGCACTTTCGATTCCTTCTGCAACCACAACAGATCCAACTTCTTTTGCTATAAGAAGCAGTCCTTTTAACATCGATTCTTTTACTGAATTTTTATCAATATTTTGAATAACAGAGCGGTCGATTTTGATAATATCTGGCATAATTTCACTAATTGAATTTAAACTTGCATACCCTGCCCCTGTATCATCAACTGCGATTAAAAAACCAAGCATTCTTAATACTTTGAGATTATTAGTAAAATGCTCTAACCCTTCAAAAGAATCTCTTTCTGTAATTTCAATCGTAATTTTTTGGGGAGAAATCCCTTTAAATCGACGAATAACTGCTTTAATATCTTTAATAAACCGAGGATTCCCTATTGTAACCGGTGTGAAGTTAATAAAGATATTATGCCGCCATTTTGTTTGCTGAATTTGTTCAAAAGCTTTTTCGAGAACAATCATTTCAAGCTCGTACAAAAACTTCGTTTGCCTTGCTAAGGAAAAGAGTTGAAGAGGATTTTCTAATGAAGTTCCTTTAGGTCCCCTCGTCAGCATTTCACAGGCATGAATTTTATTTGTTTCTACATCCATAATAGGTTGGGCCAATAAGTGGATGCTTTTATTGGCTACAATATCGCTTAATGTATAGACTAATTTATTGAATTCTGTATCTGATCTTTTATGAGCCATGGCAAGCGCAAATTCATGAGCGGTTTGAATGGCTTCAGAAAGATAGGTATATTTTTTCTCAATAAACATGTACCCTGTATTAAATACTGGGTGAATACTTCCCGAGGCACGCAAGCCACTTTCAACATTATGTATAATTTTTTTTACTAAGCCATCTAGCATGGCCAAACACTCAGTTCCTTGCTCCCATCTAATAAACATGGTCAATCCGTTCGGATTATAATCATGAATAGCAATGATTTCATTAGAAACAGTTGATTGTATCGTTGTACGAAACGATTTTTTTAGCACTCGGATATAATGAAAAAAATCCTCTGTCTCTAACTGTTGCTTTATCCTATGTAAATTCGTTATATCCATCACAATAACGGCTACTTCATATCCATTATTCATCGCTTTTTCTACTTGATGAATGATCGGGTCTCGTAGAACAAATGATGGGGGAAAATACTTTATACATTTTGCTGGAAGGAATAATTTCCCCCAATTCAATAACCTAGCATATACAGTCTCTTGATATTTCATAGCTCCATTCCTCTCAAAAAGCCAACTTTTTCTGTCACTAAAGCAATTATTTCTCTATAGATGGACTTCCCTTTACTTCTACCCTTACAAAGCTAACATTTAATTTAGAAGCAAAAAGTCACATTAGGAATTTTTAAATGTAAAAAGAAAAACATGCATGGCTTTGTTTAGGGAGAAAGTCCTTCCCCTGCTAAACAGAGCCATTTCTTGTTTTCTTACAGAATGGAAGCTCCTTCTTCAAGATCAAAACGAAGGATTACCGTATTATTATTTTGTTTTTTTCACGACAAAATAAGCACATCCAAAATTACAATATTCATACAAATATTCTGTTAATGTACTAATTTTCGTATCAAAGCTTGATTTTTGATTATGGTCATCAAAAAAGCCACGTAATCTTAATTGTCCATAACCCCAATCTCCAACAATATAATCGTATTTCGTCAATATATCACTAAATCTATTTTTAAATGCTTCTTCATTAAAACCTGATTTTCTTTCTTCAATCAGTTCATAACAATGGTTATTAATGCAAACCAATCGTATCACCTCAAAACCTGTATATATTTCATATAAAGTGAAACTTCCATCAGTCGGAGTTTTCCTTCATCCCCCACTAATTAGTCGAACCATTCGGACCTTTACGGACAGTATTTATTGGGAGAAATAGTCAAATCATAACATTCGTCCACTATCATTATAACCCTAGGAATGATATTTACATAGCACTAACAATAAAATCTTCCTATAAAATACAGAATTTTTATTTTATACGATTAAATATTTATTAATAAATGGGAAATTTTCTTAACGTAAGAATAGGAAGGAATCAATAGGAGTTAAAAATAAAGATCCCTCTGTAAGGGATCTCAATGTTTTATGCTTCTTTTGCATGTTCAGCCATTTGCTGATTCTTTTTTGCCTCGTTTACTTGCTCATCTGCATGGTAAGAAGAACGTACTAATGGTCCAGCTTCACAATGGCTGAATCCTTTACTTAATGCAATTTCTTTCAATTCTTTAAATTCATCTGGATGATAATATTTTTGAACTTTTAAATGTTTTGCAGTTGGCTGTAAGTATTGACCAATTGTCATAATATCTACATTATTTGCTCGTAGATCATCCATTGTTGCAATAATTTCTTCTTTCGTTTCCCCTAACCCAATCATAATACTAGATTTAGTCGGAATATTAGGCTGCATTTCTTTTGCTCTACGTAAAAACTCAAGGGAACGTTGGTATTTTGCTCTTGCACGTACTCTAGGGGTCAATCTTTCTACTGTCTCAATATTATGGTTCAAGATATCAGGCTTAGCATCCATTAATAATCGTAGGTTTTCTTCTACGCCTCCCATATCAGAAGGTAATACTTCAATGCTAGTGAATGGATTTTTTCTACGAATGGCACGAACCGTTTCTGCAAAAACAGCTGCTCCGCCGTCTTTTAAATCATCTCTGGCAACAGCAGTAATAACAACATGCTTTAAATTCATTGTATAAACAGAATCAGCCACTCTTTCTGGCTCCTGCCAGTCTAGTTCTGTTGGCAAGCCTGTTTTTACCGCACAAAAACGACAAGCTCTTGTACAAATATCTCCTAAAATCATAAAAGTAGCTGTTCTTCTTACAGCCCAACATTCATGAATATTTGGACATTTCGCTTCTTCACAAACCGTATGTAGCTGCTTTTCCTTCATCATTTTTTTCAAACCTGTATAGTTTTCATTCGTATTTAATTTAATTTTCAGCCATTCAGGTTTGCGTAAATATTCTTGTTTTCTCTCTGACACCATATTCATCTCCTAGTAAAATAATTTTCATCATTTTTACCTAAAAACAGTATTGTATAACAGTCTCAAATCACAAAACTTTGTATGTTATACACAATAAAAAGATTGCCTCGCTTTCATTTGTCACTTTAACATAATGGAAATGCCTCTACAAGTTATTCCTTTTAAAGATTACCATTAATTGATAATTATTTTTTTCGCTATAACTCACAAAATATAACGACAGAATATGAAGGGAGGGACTAATCTTTGCACAGATTAATGTTTTTAATCATTATACTTATGTTTTTACTATCTAACACTGTCACATATGCGAATGAAAATACAGATGATCCTTATACCAAAAGGATGGAACTCTACAAAAAAGTAGAAACATTATATCAAATTCCTTGGTATTATATAGCTGCTGTCGATCAATATGAACGAAATATACGCATCTCAAGAAAAGATATCCCTAAAGCAAAAGGATGGACTGGGATATATTTTACGAAAGAAAAGTGGGCCGGTATTATCAATCCAAATTCAGAGGACACGAACCCTTTAACCATCCCATTATTTGGAGGGCTTGGAGCGGATGGAGATGGGGATGGAAAAGCAGATAGATTTAATGATGAAGATATCCTTATCGCGTTCTCTAATTATATAAGCCAATACGGAATTGATGAGGAAAACTTCAAAATTGGTTTATGGAATTACTATAAAAGAGATAAAACAGTAAGTATCATAATGGGTAAAGCTGCCATATACAAGAATTTTGGTAGGCTAAATTTAGATGCTCATGCCTTCCCTCTTCCTCTAAGAAGTAATCACAGCTATCGCAGTACTTGGGGTGATGCTCGAGGATGGGGAGGAAAGCGAATCCATGAAGGAACAGACATTTTTGCAGACTATGGAGTCCCTGTAAAAGCGACTTCTTATGGAATTGTAGAAATGAAAGGATGGAATAATTATGGTGGATGGCGAATAGGAATACGGGACATTAATAATAACTATCATTATTTTGCCCATTTAAGTGGATTCTCGAAAGAGATTAAGGCAGGAATGATTGTTGAGCCCGGTATGATTATAGGTGGAGTTGGAAGTTCGGGATATGGACCACCAGGTACTTCTGGGAAATTCCCACCTCACCTACATTATGGGATTTATAAAGATAATGGGTATACAGAATGGTCTTTTGATCCATATGCCCACTTACGATTATGGGAAAAACAAGAACAGATAAAAGCAAAAAAATAAAAAATAATGACTACTCTTTACTTCCTTGGAGATAAGAATGAAGTTATTTCATTCTCATCTCCTTATTAACTTTTAGAAAGGATGTTGAATGGTATCGCATTCCGTTATCACAATAGAAAGATGTTCTTTTAAATCTAAGTCAAATGGAGGAATTTCTCTTCCTTGGCTCTCGACAATTCGTATAATTGGCCTTTCATTCATTCCTTTATTTTGTTTGCAAACAATGCCTTTGTCTCCATTAGATAACTTTACACTTAAACCATTAGGATAAAGAACAATAGATCTTCTAAAAGCCTCGACAATTGTTGCATCATATAAACGATTAGACCCTGTATATAAAATTTCTAGCGCTTCATGGGGCAATAAGGCATCATGATAAACGCGATTAGAAGTGATCGCATCAAAAACATCTGCTACAGCAATGATTTTTCCAAATAAATGTATATCCTCTTCTCCCAAACCTCTTGGATAACCAGAACCATTTAAGCGTTCATGATGCTGGTAAGCACAATGGGCAACTAATAGTGGCAAGGACTCCACTTTTCTTAAAATCTCAAAGCCTGCTTCTGCATGGTTCTTTATTATCTCAAATTCTTCTGCTGTTAGTTTTCCAGGCTTCGTAAGAATTTCTAAAGGAATGGTTGTTTTGCCAATA
Proteins encoded:
- a CDS encoding DUF86 domain-containing protein: MYFVDREKIEEQLTYYHELISQFEKQDTWSTFLEKVALERITHMMIEVILDVGNSMIDGFIMRDPGSYDDIVDILIDEKVITQEIGEDIKGLILWRKQLVHQYTNIDHTGLVSAFEAKMLSIKAFPPSVSNYLTHELGPVSAFKN
- a CDS encoding EAL domain-containing protein, producing the protein MKYQETVYARLLNWGKLFLPAKCIKYFPPSFVLRDPIIHQVEKAMNNGYEVAVIVMDITNLHRIKQQLETEDFFHYIRVLKKSFRTTIQSTVSNEIIAIHDYNPNGLTMFIRWEQGTECLAMLDGLVKKIIHNVESGLRASGSIHPVFNTGYMFIEKKYTYLSEAIQTAHEFALAMAHKRSDTEFNKLVYTLSDIVANKSIHLLAQPIMDVETNKIHACEMLTRGPKGTSLENPLQLFSLARQTKFLYELEMIVLEKAFEQIQQTKWRHNIFINFTPVTIGNPRFIKDIKAVIRRFKGISPQKITIEITERDSFEGLEHFTNNLKVLRMLGFLIAVDDTGAGYASLNSISEIMPDIIKIDRSVIQNIDKNSVKESMLKGLLLIAKEVGSVVVAEGIESAEEASILSKNKVDLAQGYFYAKPTSLSNHLQIS
- a CDS encoding YutD family protein, with the protein product MVCINNHCYELIEERKSGFNEEAFKNRFSDILTKYDYIVGDWGYGQLRLRGFFDDHNQKSSFDTKISTLTEYLYEYCNFGCAYFVVKKTK
- the lipA gene encoding lipoyl synthase, whose amino-acid sequence is MVSERKQEYLRKPEWLKIKLNTNENYTGLKKMMKEKQLHTVCEEAKCPNIHECWAVRRTATFMILGDICTRACRFCAVKTGLPTELDWQEPERVADSVYTMNLKHVVITAVARDDLKDGGAAVFAETVRAIRRKNPFTSIEVLPSDMGGVEENLRLLMDAKPDILNHNIETVERLTPRVRARAKYQRSLEFLRRAKEMQPNIPTKSSIMIGLGETKEEIIATMDDLRANNVDIMTIGQYLQPTAKHLKVQKYYHPDEFKELKEIALSKGFSHCEAGPLVRSSYHADEQVNEAKKNQQMAEHAKEA
- a CDS encoding M23 family metallopeptidase; its protein translation is MFLIIILMFLLSNTVTYANENTDDPYTKRMELYKKVETLYQIPWYYIAAVDQYERNIRISRKDIPKAKGWTGIYFTKEKWAGIINPNSEDTNPLTIPLFGGLGADGDGDGKADRFNDEDILIAFSNYISQYGIDEENFKIGLWNYYKRDKTVSIIMGKAAIYKNFGRLNLDAHAFPLPLRSNHSYRSTWGDARGWGGKRIHEGTDIFADYGVPVKATSYGIVEMKGWNNYGGWRIGIRDINNNYHYFAHLSGFSKEIKAGMIVEPGMIIGGVGSSGYGPPGTSGKFPPHLHYGIYKDNGYTEWSFDPYAHLRLWEKQEQIKAKK
- a CDS encoding HD-GYP domain-containing protein codes for the protein MRLVGTKNIKEGAILAKPILNNHGKVLVNSGVRLEQRIIKRLLDFGVSYVYLEDKHTQDIKVKDIISEQVKIEAMQTIEKSFDMIKSADSTNISMVMEKNTPAFKKLVGKVLSELKNYEGLSSIMSDVYLYDNYIFSHSLNVTIYTLALGLELKLSPKQMEILGLGAILHDIGKTTIPLEILTKPGKLTAEEFEIIKNHAEAGFEILRKVESLPLLVAHCAYQHHERLNGSGYPRGLGEEDIHLFGKIIAVADVFDAITSNRVYHDALLPHEALEILYTGSNRLYDATIVEAFRRSIVLYPNGLSVKLSNGDKGIVCKQNKGMNERPIIRIVESQGREIPPFDLDLKEHLSIVITECDTIQHPF